AATCGCCTGCACCAGATATGGTCGTCCTATGGTCTGCGGGCTCGTAGGCTTGGTTTTCAGTATGATGAGAGGAATAGTATCATAAACTAACACTATAGGATCAGCAAAGCACATCGTGTTGTTACCGTACCACGGAGAATTTTCTACATATTCAGACTCCGAGCTGTCGTAATTAACAAAAAAACCGATATAATAATTGCTGCTATTTTTTTAAAAAGGCTCGATACCGTATCCAAATCTACGCTCAAAGTCAGGGTATCATATCGTCGCACCCCAGCTAACATAGTTATTGTTTGGGAACCTATGAGATAGTCATTTGCCGTTATTGAATTGTCCAAAGATAAAAACCAGCCTACTTTAAATGTATGAGAAAGTATGTATAGCACATTTGTTTCCATAGTCACACCATTAGTAACACTTAAAAGATGCGAAGTGCTATCAAATGAATAATACGAAGGGAGATCGGGATAAAGATCCATATAATAAACTGGTTTACCTCCGTTCCCGCTCAGGTAAGTTTGGCAAAGGCCTATGTTTGCCATGAATGAAAGCACTACGATCACAGCAAGAAGGCAGGCACCTGTTTTTGGCTTGTTCATTTTATGGCCCTTCAATGTGGCAATTTGATGGCAATGAAATTTTGTTCTATCTTATTATCAACGGTATATCCACCGTACCCCCTTGTTTAACAACCTTGTCAGGCTAAGAAACAAACACCGCGTTCCGGCCGCCCTGCTTGGCCCGGTACAGGGCCTTGTCCGCCCGGTCTATCAGGCTGTCCAGGGTTTCATCCCGGTTCATCTCGGCCACCCCCATGCTGATGGTGACGTTTAGCGGCCACAGTTTTTCCTGATGGATCAGCCTCCACCTTTCTATTGATGTCCTTAAGCGGTCGGCGATCTCCACAGCGATCTCGGCCTTGGTCTGGGGCAGCATGATCAGGAATTCCTCGCCCCCGTAGCGGGCCACCCGGTCGTATTCCCGGATCCCGGCCTGCAGCTGCCGGGAGACACCTTTGAGGACCTCATCGCCCACCGGATGCCCGTACTTGTCATTGATGTGCTTGAAATAATCCAGGTCGCAGAAGACCAAAGACAGGGGCAATCCCAAACGTTTTGATTTCTTCAGCTCCAGGTCCAGCTCCATCTCTATCTTGCGCCGGTTCAGCAGTTCGGTCAGGGGATCGATGGCCGCCAGTTTGGAAAGCAGTTCCGAGGCCTTGGCCTCCTCCTCATAGATGCTGGCGTCCCGGAATATCTGGACAGCCCCCAACCGCTCCCCCGCAGGACCGCTGATAGGCGACGAGACCACATCCACCGGCACCCGGCGCCCGTCCTTGTGCTTCAGGTAGACCCTGGTCTGGGCGGTGGACTGTCCGCCGTTGACCGCCCGGCTTAAGGGGCAAAGCGGTCCGCACATGCTCCGGCCCTCGGCATCGATGTGGCAAAGCAGATCGTCGGAACAGCGCAAAGTGATCACTTCTTCCGGCTGGTAACCGGAGATGCTCTGGGCCCCTTTGTTCCAGTAGGTGATTCGCTTCTCATTGTCCACAAAATAAACGCCGTCATAGGTCTGGTCCAGGATGGCCTTGTAAATGTCGCAGGGCAGGCCGCTGGCATTGTCCTCCGCCTGTTTGGCCATCAGCAGCTGACCACTCCCAGGGCGATGGAGTTGATCTTTTGCTGTTTGGAATCTGCCCGGGAGAGCATCACCACCGGCTTGGCCGCCCCGGCGATGATCCCGGCCGCCTGGGCCCCGCCCAAATAGATCAGCCCCTTGACCAGCATGTTTCCCGAGGCGATATCGGGGGTCAGGAAGATGTCGGCCTCTCCGGCCACCTGGCTCTTGATCTTTTTGTGGGCGGCGGCCTCGGCCGAGACCGCCAGGTCCAGGGCCAGCGGCCCGTCAATGAGACAGCCCTTGATCTGCCCCCGGTCGTTCATCTTGGAAAGATGGGTGGCGTCTATGGTGTCCTGCATTTCCGGGTTGAGCACTTCTATGGCGGCCAGCACGGCCACCTTGGGCTTTTCCACTCCCAGCTTTTGCGAGATCTCCACCGCGTTGTTGATGATGTCCACCTTGGCCATCAGGTCGGGCTTGACGTTCATCCCGCCGTCTGAAACCAGGATCAGTTTGGGGTAAGCGGACGATTCCATCACCGCCACGTGGGACAGCAAGCGCCCGGTGCGCAGGCCCACTTCCTTGTCCAGCACGGCTTTTAGGAAGGTGGAGGTGGCCACCAGGCCCTTCATCAGAAAATCGGCCTTGCCGCTGGAGACCGCTGCTACCGCAGCTTTTGAGGCCTCGGCCATATCCTTGATGTCGTGGATCTCCCAGCCCTTGATGTCCACGCCCGCCTTCTGGGCGGCTTCTTCTATCGCCTTTTTGTCTCCGAACAGGATCGGGGTGGCGATCTTTTCCTTGGCCGCGTCGCTCAAAGCCTCAAGGACCACCTCGTCCTGGGCCACCGCCACCGCAACTTTTTTGGGCCCTTTGGCCTTGGCCTCTTTCATCAGGTCGGAAAATGATTTGATCATGTATGCTCCTGTAATTCTATTATCCGGGCGATTCATGAATCGCCCCTACATTATTGTTCATCAAACACCCCTCTCCTGCCAGGGGAGGGGATGGGGAGGGGTTACCTGTACTCCCTGGCCTGCTCCTCGCCCTTCAGTATCCTCATCCCGGCCTCGGCCAGGGCAGTCATCTCATCCTCCCCGGGGTAGACCTTGACCGGGGCGATCCAGGAGACCCGTTCCTTGATCCACTCCACGAATTCCGGGAAGTAGGCAAAAGAACCCGTCAGCACGATGGCGTCCACCTTGCCGTTGACCACCGTGGCCATTTCGCCGATGGTCTTGGCGTTCTGGTAGGCCATGGCCTGGATGATCAATATTGTCTTGGCGTCCCCGGCCTTGACCTTGTCCTCCATCTCCCGGCCGTCGTTGGTGCCCAGGTGCGAAACGCAGCCGCCCTTGCCGGCCAGCTTCTTGTTCATTTCATCAATGGTGTATTTGCCGGAGAAGCACATCTTGACCAGGTCGCCGGTGGGCAGGGCTCCGGCCCGCTCCGGGGCGAACGGCCCGTCGCCGTTGAGCGCGTTGTTGACGTCAACCACCTTCCCCTTTTCGTGAATTCCGACGGAGATCCCTCCGCCCAGGTGCACCACTATCAGGTTCAGCTCCTCGTATTTCTTCCCCATGTCCCTGGCCGCCCGGCGGGCCACCGCCTTCTGGTTGAGGGCGTGGAAGATGCTGACCCGGGGCAGTTCCGGCAGGCCGGAGTAGCGGGCCAGGGGATTCAGTTCGTCCACCACCACCGGGTCCACGATGTACGACTTGATCCCGGCGTCCCGGGCCAGGTCGTCGGCTATCAGGCAGCCCAGGTTGGAGGCGTGGTCTCCGCCGGTGCCGGCCTTGATGTAGTCCAGCATGGCCTGGTTGACCGCGTAGGTGCCCGAGGGGATCGGCTTGAACAGACCGCCCCGCCCGATGATGGCGCTAAGGTCCTTGATGTTGATCCCGCCCTTGGCCAGGGCATCCTC
The DNA window shown above is from bacterium and carries:
- a CDS encoding sensor domain-containing diguanylate cyclase; translation: MAKQAEDNASGLPCDIYKAILDQTYDGVYFVDNEKRITYWNKGAQSISGYQPEEVITLRCSDDLLCHIDAEGRSMCGPLCPLSRAVNGGQSTAQTRVYLKHKDGRRVPVDVVSSPISGPAGERLGAVQIFRDASIYEEEAKASELLSKLAAIDPLTELLNRRKIEMELDLELKKSKRLGLPLSLVFCDLDYFKHINDKYGHPVGDEVLKGVSRQLQAGIREYDRVARYGGEEFLIMLPQTKAEIAVEIADRLRTSIERWRLIHQEKLWPLNVTISMGVAEMNRDETLDSLIDRADKALYRAKQGGRNAVFVS
- a CDS encoding phosphate butyryltransferase — encoded protein: MIKSFSDLMKEAKAKGPKKVAVAVAQDEVVLEALSDAAKEKIATPILFGDKKAIEEAAQKAGVDIKGWEIHDIKDMAEASKAAVAAVSSGKADFLMKGLVATSTFLKAVLDKEVGLRTGRLLSHVAVMESSAYPKLILVSDGGMNVKPDLMAKVDIINNAVEISQKLGVEKPKVAVLAAIEVLNPEMQDTIDATHLSKMNDRGQIKGCLIDGPLALDLAVSAEAAAHKKIKSQVAGEADIFLTPDIASGNMLVKGLIYLGGAQAAGIIAGAAKPVVMLSRADSKQQKINSIALGVVSC
- the buk gene encoding butyrate kinase, which translates into the protein MPFKVLAINPGSTSTKIAVYEDDKAIFKDTLRHSAEELAPFKRITDQFDFRKQVIEDALAKGGINIKDLSAIIGRGGLFKPIPSGTYAVNQAMLDYIKAGTGGDHASNLGCLIADDLARDAGIKSYIVDPVVVDELNPLARYSGLPELPRVSIFHALNQKAVARRAARDMGKKYEELNLIVVHLGGGISVGIHEKGKVVDVNNALNGDGPFAPERAGALPTGDLVKMCFSGKYTIDEMNKKLAGKGGCVSHLGTNDGREMEDKVKAGDAKTILIIQAMAYQNAKTIGEMATVVNGKVDAIVLTGSFAYFPEFVEWIKERVSWIAPVKVYPGEDEMTALAEAGMRILKGEEQAREYR